The genomic region CCCGCCGGTGACCGCGCGCGCTATCAATGCTGTCAATGCTGATGCGGTGGTTTTCTTCCAGATTCGTCCACAACGGGCACTCCTTGCCCGGCTGCGGTGCCGAAACCTTACCTGGGTACCCATGCGCGACGATATCTCGACTCGGTCGAAGCGCTGGCAAAAATTGCGACCATTCGGGTTGAAGATCATCAGTTTCAGCGGAGAGATAGAAGAGTTAGCAGAAGCAGCAGGGCTAGCTTGCTTGCGCTTGCGCTACTACCCACCGGCCCTAAAACTAATTCCAAGTCGGGGCCCAGCGCCTACCGTGCTTTGGTGGTACCGCCATGCCGACATCAGTTTGCCACTCGTCGAGTCGCTGATAGGCGAGCAGACAATCGCTGAACTGATCATCCGACATGCACCAGATCCAGGCCAGCCAGTACTTCATTTGCCGAAAGACGCCTACCGTCGTTGGCCAATTCGAGAAGTTCACGGCTGGCTGGAGCCCGAGAAATATCGAGAACTCGTGGAACCCGCTACGCACGTCATTGCACCCAGACTCATTGAGGGAATCGGGCTTCCAGTGCTTGAAGCCATGGCGCGAGGCCAGTGCGTCATCGCGGCGAATAGGCCCACGATGAACGAATACATCACACACGAAGACACCGGCCTGCTCTACGAACCTGAGACGCCCAAGCAGATTGAACTAGCCGCTGGGGCCGGCTGCGGCCAACGAGCCCATGAACAGGTGACTCAAGGTCATGCACGATGGCAGAGCGAATCTTCCGACATATTGCCCTTCATCCTGCAGCGGATCGAACGCAGAAATCCGTTAGTCGCAATCCACCGACTGCGCAACGACATTCGCGATTAGATCATCCGAGCCATGCACTCCAGTGATGGCGCACGCAGTCGGCGTGCTCGACCATCGCGGTTTCGGGCTCCTCGGGCTTGCGATCGGCCAATACCTTGCGGTGCATGCGGGAGCGAATATCCAGGTAGGCCGCGGTCAACGCCTCAGCAGCCTGCGCTTCGATGACCCCCATGCGTGCCAGCGCGTCGAGTTGCCGGACGTTGTCCGACCAATCGACGACAGCCGGCTGCTCCGGCGCGTGGCGCAACAGCAGGTATTGCACCAGGAACTCCAAATCCATCATGCCGCCCGGCGACTGCTTGAGGTCAAAGATGCCGGGCTCGGGCCGCAACCATTCCTTGCGCAGGCGCTCGCGCATATCGACAACGGCGCTGCGCAACGCATCGACATCGCGCGGCCGCGACAGGGTTTCGCGACGAATCGCCGTGAACGCCTCGGCCAGCACCGGGTCGCCGGCGACCACACGGGCGCGGCATAGCGCCTGATGCTCCCAGGTCCAGGCCTGGGTTTGCTGATAGTTTTGAAAGGCCTGGATGGAGGTGACCAGCAGACCGGACCGCCCGCTGGGCCGCAGGCGCGTATCGATCTCGTAGGCGCGCCCTGCCCCGGTCTGGGTCGTGACCCAATGGATGAGACGCTGCACCCAGCGAATGGCGTACTGGGTGACATCCAGAGACCGCCGGCCGTCGCTGTCTCCCTGCCCACGGTGCAGAAAGACCAAGTCCAGGTCCGATCCGTAATTCAGTTCGATGCCGCCCAGCTTGCCGTAGGCGACAATCGCCAGCCCCGCGTCGGGCGGCAGCTCACCATGGCGCTCGACCATGTCCTGGCGTGAGCACTCCAACGCCTGGACAAGGGTTGCCTCGGCGATCCAGCTGAGGTGATCGGAGACGCGCATCAATGGCAGCGCCCCGCTGATCTCGGCCGCCGCCACACGCAGCATCTGGCCCTGCTGAAACTGTCGCAGCCCGTCCAGACGAGCCTCATCATCAGCCGCGCGGTTCACGGCATCGGCCACCAGGGTTTGCAGCGCCTGGCGGCCCGGCGGCTCGGCAAGCAGCCGGGGGTCTAGCAACTCATCCAGCAGCCCCGGCGCCGCGACGATTTGGCGCACCACCCAGGGACTGCCTTCGGCGAGCCGAATCAGGTGCTCGAGCGCAACCGGACGCTCATCCAGCAGTGCCAGGTAATTGGTCCGGCCGACCAATGCTTCGAGTATCGACAACAACCTGCGGGCAACCTCATCCGGCTCGGAACAACCGGACAGGTGCTCCAGGCAGGCTGGCCAGATGCGTTGAAGCCGGGTCTCGGCCGCATCGCTGTAACGATCGCTTTCGCGCAGTGCGCGGACCAACTCGCCGATGCGCTCAGGCTGCTCCAACCCCGCATCGGTCATACGTTGCTGGCCAGCCGCCGACTCGGCGCGTTGCCAGCAGGCGGCATCCGGTGTTTCGTCGTCCTCGGCCGTACCGACAATGGCTTCGAACATGTCGTGCACACGCTCGCGATGCTGATCCAGTTGGGCTTCCAGCGCCGCCCAGTCGGGCTGATGGAAGGCCGTGGCCAGTGCGGCGCGAATCTCCGGATCATTCGGCACGGCATGCCACTGCGCATCGCTCCACATCTGCAGGCGGTTCTCGAACTGGCGCAGGAATAAATAGGCCGCCTCCAGCGCGGAGCCGTCATCCTCGCTGAGGTGGCCAGCCTCGACCGCAGCCTGCAATGCAGGCCGCCATGCGGCGTGACGCAGGCCGGTGTCGGTGCCGCCATGGACAAGCTGCAGGGCCTGCAGGATGAACTCGGCTTCGCGAATTCCCCCGGCACCGCGTTTGATGTCGAGATCTCCGGTCGTCCGCGCGACATCGGCGGCAATATCTGCCTTCACCCGTCGCAACGAGGCGAAGGCGCCGAAATCCAGATAGCGGCGATAAACAAACGGCTGCAGATGCACAAGCAGCGTATGCGCCCAGCCGGGCGCCTGGCCCACCCAGCGCGCCTTCATCAAGGCATAGCGCTCCCAGGCACGACCGTGGGCTTCGTAGTAGTGCTCCAGCGCCGGTGCCGAGACCGCAATCGGCCCTGACCGCCCGAACGGTCGCAGCCGGGTATCGACCCGGTACACGATGCCCTCCGGCGTGACATCCGCCAGTTGCGCAATCAGGCGCTGGGCAACGCGGGCAAAGTAGGTCGCCGCATCAAGCGCACGCGCTCCTTGACTGGCGGATTCAGCCGGACCGTGAACGAAGATCAAATCCACATCGGATGAGAAGTTCAGTTCCCCCCCACCCAACTTACCCATGGCCAGCACCGCCAACCTCGCGGGCGCACCCTCGGGAGTGGATAAGGCGCCGTGGCGTGACGCCACGTGGTCATGCGCCTCATCCAGTGCGGCCGCAATCAGGGTGTCGGCCACCGCTGACAATGCAGACAGACTGGCCCAGCCATCATCCCGGCCGTCGAGATTACGCAGCGCAATCGCAGCCAGTAAGCGACGGCGGGCGCAGCGCAGGGCCGCGAACCAATTGCCCTGGGCGGCGTGCTGGGCCTCGAGTTCTTCTGCGGCGCGTGTCGCGGTCACGCTGGCATTGCAGAACGCAGCCAGATCGTCCCAGTGGGCGCTTTCCCTGGAAAGAAAGGGCCCCGCAGTCACAGCGATATCAGTCATGGCTCTCGGGTGCGGAAAACCACCGGACAGCGACGCGATCAGGGTCCGCGCGCAAGGCCAAGCTCGCGTAGGAGGACACCCGCAGTCGGCTTGGCTCCAGGCTTTCCGAAGTCTTCCAGCTTGATCGGGCGAGCAACGCTACCAGAATCACGCAACGGCGCGGCGCCAGGTCGGCGTGCAGCCGGGAAGCGTCGGGCTATCGGTCCGCCAGGGCCAGTCGCTCCATTGCATGCGCCGCCTGGTCGTCCCCAGCCTTCGCCGCACGGCTATACCAGGTCTGCGCCAGCTCCATATTCTTTTCGGCGCCGATTCCCTGCTCGTAAAAGCGACCCAGGTGATATTGGGCGGCTGCGTAGTTCTTCTCAGCCGCCAGTTGCAGCCAGGACAAAGCGGCCGGGGCATTGGCGGCCACGCCCTCTCGCCCGTCTTCCAGCAGCAGCGCCAGATAGACCTGCGCGGGCATGTGTCCCTGCTCAGCGGCGGCGCTATACAGCTTGACCGCTTGCCCGGGATCAGCCTGGCCGTCCTCGGGCTCGTCCAGTAGCTGCGCCAGCCGGAACTGGGCGTCGCTATGCCCCTGCTCGGCCACCAACTTGTAAAGCGCGCGCGCCTGCCCCAGGTCCTGGGCCACGCCTTCACCCTCGGCATAAAGACCGGCAAGCACCAATGTGGCGCCCACGTGGTCTTGCGCCTGGGCCTGCTTGAGCAGCGAGACAGCCTGGGCTGCGCCCGCATCAGCGACTTCGCCGCCCAGGAACAGCAATGCCATGTTGTACAAGGCGCTCACGTGCCCGGCGTCGGCCGCCCGGTCATACCAGTACGCGGCCTGATCCGTGTCGCGCTCGATGCCTGCACCCATCTGGTACGCCAAACCCAGCTGGTACATCGAATTGACGTGCTCTGCCTGTGCCGCCTGTTTAAACCACCGCACACTCTCGGCCTCGGCGTCGGGTTTGCGCATGCGGGTGAGCATCAAGCCGAGGTTGTACTGGGCCGGGACCAGTCCGGCCTCAGCCGCCGCGGTATAGGCCTCACGCGCCGCCTTCAGATCCCGTTCGATGCCCTTGCCACTGGCGTAGAGCGCGCCCAGGCGGAAATTCGCCTCGGGAATATCGCCCGCTGCGGCCTGCTCGAACATCGGGACCGACGCCGGCACATCCTGCTCGACGCCCTCACCACGCAGCAGCATCTCGCCCAGCTCATAGGCCGCTTCGGGATCACCGGCCTCAGCCGCCACGCCGTAGGCCTGGGCAGCCGCTGCCAGATCCTGTGTCACTCCGACCCCGGATTGACGCGCAATACCGAGCAACAGGCCGGCTTCCGCCGGGTAGGCGTCCATTGCACCGGTGAGCAATGCATCCACATCGTGATCACGTGGCGCCTCGTAGCCGTTGTAGATGAGCAGGCGCGCGAGGTTGAGCTGCCCGGCGGCGTTGCCCTGCTCGGCTGCGTCACGCAGCAACTCGTAGGCGTAATCGACATTCTGATCAATGCCGTCGCCATTGAGATACATGTTGCTGAGGTTGACGATGGCGCCATCGTGGCCCTGGCTGGCGGCCTTCCAGTACCAGTCGGCCGCTGCGGCCGGCTTGGCTTCGCCTAACAGGCCCTTCTGCAGGATCAGCGCGGTGTTGAACTGCGCCTCGGCCAGGCCCTGTTCAGCGGCCTGTAGGAACCAGTCGAACGCCAGACTGATATCCGCACGGATGCCGATACCTTCGGCGT from Abyssibacter profundi harbors:
- the glnE gene encoding bifunctional [glutamate--ammonia ligase]-adenylyl-L-tyrosine phosphorylase/[glutamate--ammonia-ligase] adenylyltransferase, coding for MTDIAVTAGPFLSRESAHWDDLAAFCNASVTATRAAEELEAQHAAQGNWFAALRCARRRLLAAIALRNLDGRDDGWASLSALSAVADTLIAAALDEAHDHVASRHGALSTPEGAPARLAVLAMGKLGGGELNFSSDVDLIFVHGPAESASQGARALDAATYFARVAQRLIAQLADVTPEGIVYRVDTRLRPFGRSGPIAVSAPALEHYYEAHGRAWERYALMKARWVGQAPGWAHTLLVHLQPFVYRRYLDFGAFASLRRVKADIAADVARTTGDLDIKRGAGGIREAEFILQALQLVHGGTDTGLRHAAWRPALQAAVEAGHLSEDDGSALEAAYLFLRQFENRLQMWSDAQWHAVPNDPEIRAALATAFHQPDWAALEAQLDQHRERVHDMFEAIVGTAEDDETPDAACWQRAESAAGQQRMTDAGLEQPERIGELVRALRESDRYSDAAETRLQRIWPACLEHLSGCSEPDEVARRLLSILEALVGRTNYLALLDERPVALEHLIRLAEGSPWVVRQIVAAPGLLDELLDPRLLAEPPGRQALQTLVADAVNRAADDEARLDGLRQFQQGQMLRVAAAEISGALPLMRVSDHLSWIAEATLVQALECSRQDMVERHGELPPDAGLAIVAYGKLGGIELNYGSDLDLVFLHRGQGDSDGRRSLDVTQYAIRWVQRLIHWVTTQTGAGRAYEIDTRLRPSGRSGLLVTSIQAFQNYQQTQAWTWEHQALCRARVVAGDPVLAEAFTAIRRETLSRPRDVDALRSAVVDMRERLRKEWLRPEPGIFDLKQSPGGMMDLEFLVQYLLLRHAPEQPAVVDWSDNVRQLDALARMGVIEAQAAEALTAAYLDIRSRMHRKVLADRKPEEPETAMVEHADCVRHHWSAWLG
- a CDS encoding glycosyltransferase, whose product is MAEPTANSRPHLCLVDHSYHKTTASNRFLLDLLGRGAELTVLHDQQWNGGPPVTARAINAVNADAVVFFQIRPQRALLARLRCRNLTWVPMRDDISTRSKRWQKLRPFGLKIISFSGEIEELAEAAGLACLRLRYYPPALKLIPSRGPAPTVLWWYRHADISLPLVESLIGEQTIAELIIRHAPDPGQPVLHLPKDAYRRWPIREVHGWLEPEKYRELVEPATHVIAPRLIEGIGLPVLEAMARGQCVIAANRPTMNEYITHEDTGLLYEPETPKQIELAAGAGCGQRAHEQVTQGHARWQSESSDILPFILQRIERRNPLVAIHRLRNDIRD
- a CDS encoding tetratricopeptide repeat protein; this translates as MNSRNRRLLAFICSLALPASAMADDAALDLPPPAASTTASTSVASKSAADESQAEGDVDAAQPAGPEEQAVAQDNAMDSAKPDGEVATTTDTAAQEATTEAAEQAAPAVAGDPLFAPPAKQTIAASNPELPPVEEAGQGVVAEAGVDAASAVSQPSAQGGEDLAFAERLRLGYADAQHVMGRRHELGEGMPVDLTAALDFYFKSASQGYAEAQSDLGRFYAEGIGIRADISLAFDWFLQAAEQGLAEAQFNTALILQKGLLGEAKPAAAADWYWKAASQGHDGAIVNLSNMYLNGDGIDQNVDYAYELLRDAAEQGNAAGQLNLARLLIYNGYEAPRDHDVDALLTGAMDAYPAEAGLLLGIARQSGVGVTQDLAAAAQAYGVAAEAGDPEAAYELGEMLLRGEGVEQDVPASVPMFEQAAAGDIPEANFRLGALYASGKGIERDLKAAREAYTAAAEAGLVPAQYNLGLMLTRMRKPDAEAESVRWFKQAAQAEHVNSMYQLGLAYQMGAGIERDTDQAAYWYDRAADAGHVSALYNMALLFLGGEVADAGAAQAVSLLKQAQAQDHVGATLVLAGLYAEGEGVAQDLGQARALYKLVAEQGHSDAQFRLAQLLDEPEDGQADPGQAVKLYSAAAEQGHMPAQVYLALLLEDGREGVAANAPAALSWLQLAAEKNYAAAQYHLGRFYEQGIGAEKNMELAQTWYSRAAKAGDDQAAHAMERLALADR